AACGTGAAATCTTTGAGCACCACACAAGTCATCATTGAATATGAATGATTCATATGTGAAGTTCTTGAAAGGACCACTAGAGGGAATTTCTCCTCTTAAGTGGTTGAAAGAAAGATTAATGTGATACAGATATGAAAGTGCCTCCAAGGACTTTGGGATCAGGCCTGATAGATTATTTTTGGATAGGTCCAACACCTCCAAGCTTGAAAGATGACCGAGTGATTCTGGAATAGGTCCCTCAAACTTATTTTGTGCTAAAGAAAGGGTCTCTAAACTTTGCAAACCTCCAATGGGACTTGGAAATTGGAATACTGCAACAAAGATGATTTCCTGACAGATCCAATTGTATTACCGCTTTCAAATTTCCAATTTCCTGAGGTAGTGATCCAATCAAGGAATTATATGACAGAATAACTTCAAGAgatcagtgaggttccaaaagcTAGCAGGTATGCTTGAGTTTAACAAGTTCCCATCAAAGAAAATTCCTCTCAGCGAACTAACATTGCTCAAGCATGATGGTATTGAGCCATGAAACCGATTTTGTTCCAGATGTACTTCGTACAATCTGTTTAACTTGCAAAGACAACCCGGAATCGGACCACTTAATTGGTTACCAGAGAAATCAAAAGCTTGAAGTTTTTGCAAGTATTTCAATCCGACAGGAATAGTTCCAGTTAGTTTATTTCCACCTAGACCCAAACTTAATAGATTGCTCAAATTCCCAATTGCATTAGGAATGGTTCCCTTAATTCCCCATTCATACGCATAGAATTTCTCCATGGAAGTTGAAAGATTCCCGACTGATATTGGAAGGAAAATGTGCAGCGGATTGTCATTAAAGCCCAATAATTTTAGATGCTTACAATTTGCCAAGTAACTTATGAAACTCAATTCTCTTGCTGAAGGGTCGGCTGTGAAATAATTTGCAGAGAGGACCAGCCATGCTAGGAGTCTAAGGTTTCCAAGAGAGCTTGGAATTGGACCGCTAAATCTATTCTCACCTAATTCTGAAGTAGTTAGCTTAGATGCATTTGAGATTGACGCTGGAATTACCCCATCAAACTCATTCCCATAGAGAGAAAGCTCTTCGAGTTTGATTAATCCATAACCCATGGATGATGGAAGCCTTCCAGACAGCTTATTGTACGTTAGGCCTAGCAATCGCAGCGTTGACATTGTTGAACATTCGGGCTGGTATGGACCTAGTTAGGCTATTGAAGGCCATATTAAGTGCTTCTAGATGCATTAGGTTGCCAATTTCATAGGGAATGCTACTAGAGAGTTGAGAAGCTTGCAAATATTAATGCATATATAAAATGGGTTTAAGATGTTAAAAACTCTAGTAAAATGTTCGAGAAAGTGTAAATTAAAGAGAGACAGCATCTTAAGTAAGGTTAAATTCTCAACCTCTTGGCGAATCATACCTGCAAAATTGTCTTCATCCAATAAAACCATATCCTGGAAAGTTTGTGCTAGTGAAATATGATTGGATAGTAAACTGAAGTTTCACAACATATGAGATTTTATATTCAAACACTGATAACAATTGGGCATTTCTATTGAAATTATGATCCAAGTGATTGTTTTACTTCTGGTAAAATGTTTTAAAGAATTTATTTAAAACCTTCTTCCTTGTCAAAAAATAATTCTACCATGATTGTTAGGACTTTTCTTTTAGACTAGTTTGGAAGTTCATGCAGCATGTCGCATGGCTCCATTTATAGTGATCCTTTGTGGTGGTGTttcataaaaaatgaattgCTTTCCGTTAGCTAAAGTAAAATATATAAACTAAAAAGAAATTAACTACACACTATAAAGCATTTGCTATATTTACTTTCCATAATTTAGTCCATACTTTTAGTTTCTTTGTGTTATTTTGCAACTCAAAATCTTTAAATTCAGATTTCTAACTAAAAAAATTCTCAAACAactaaagaaatttgcataCAACCAGCGTATATATATGCTGAAAGTCTTTGAACAtgataaaaatgacaaaattgtaTATAATTGACATGGAGTTGTTGTTTCGAGCAATGCATGTAGTACCATTCATAAGCATGGCTAATATTTACAAAAATGATAAATTCTACTTAGTTAATAATCATATGATATTCCTGAACATGATGATGCAATTGTGTGTTTTATAAACTTCTTATAAATTTTATATCAACTATTTGAACTTCATATATTCATTTAAGCAAAACAAATTGTGGGTTAGTTTGAACCATTAGGTTGgaatttttccttcctttcaaACAGAGTTTCAacctttaaaaaatttttttttttttgcttgtgtTCTTTAGTTAATAAAAGAAATTCCTGATGGCATCATTGACGAATTTATGTCAATCCTACAGAGTTTCCGTATGGGTTATCTAGAATTTAGTTTCAGAATTTGCAAAAATTTTTGTAGTGCCTAATAAGTTCAAACTTAGGATTTCATGTAGCAAAAGACTTAAACTAGTagtctttttcttctcttttttttcctttgtcaCTTCACACCACAGTAGACGCTTGGAAAATCTACTCTTTGGTAGTTCGTTGGGGTGATGTTCACatgtattttttgattattaTGACTTAACAATTTATAGAGTTTTTACTCATCTTACCATTTAGCTTATTAGTGCTTCCATTCATGTTCACCAAGAAAATGGTTTCTATCCTTTTCTTAGTTTTCAAAAGCACTGCCAACTCTTTGCATTGATGTTTAATAGGATATTACTTAACCATTCTTCAAATGCATTCGCTAAGAGGTTTCGAAAACtcctttcaaaataattttattttccaATTCAAAATATCATTTCTTAAGAAATTAAGGAATTTTACTTCAATAGAAGCTATATTCCTAGGTCAACCACTAACATGTGGCTAGCGAGTTGAACTCCCACACGATAGACCAAGATTGACCCCAGTTGCCAAGTTTGGGATGGGGAGGGACTAGGAGATGGGGaagggatttaaaaaaaaaaaagctatatTCCTACGTCAAAAAGTTAAATATTAGTATTGCATAGAAATTCCTAAATTATTATAAATATGGCattcaaatttggaaaaatcaCATGAACATTACATTTAATTCTAAGGTATTGCAAAGAAAAAATCTATTGCGCaaatttcaaaagaagaaaactatAAATAGTGGTTATTAACACTACAAGGAACTATAACACTTTATTTATATACTTTTgcgcatttatatactttttctaattatgcCCCTcgcatttatatatttttcctaattaatattatatttctaaaaatctaatacctaaaatttatcataatgAGTGCCCATTGATAGACAGAAAGGATAGATAAGATTAAATAGGGAGAGTATATAAATGCAGAAGAGGATAATAATTATCAGTGTACATATATACAGAGTAGGTTAAGTGAATTTTAAGTGTGTTAAAGAGTACCAATTGACAAAACCCTTATTTATTTTGTAATATAACTTTTGCATTGATTTTCTAGGATTATATATGATTCATAAGAAAAAATATCTGTTCACAGTAGATTGCACTTAAAGCTTTGCTTTCAGTATACTAAAGTAAAATATAGACATTAAAAAGAATATAATTACACACTTTAAAGCAATATCTATGCATACGTTTTATAA
Above is a genomic segment from Coffea eugenioides isolate CCC68of chromosome 5, Ceug_1.0, whole genome shotgun sequence containing:
- the LOC113770309 gene encoding probable LRR receptor-like serine/threonine-protein kinase At3g47570, with protein sequence MSTLRLLGLTYNKLSGRLPSSMGYGLIKLEELSLYGNEFDGVIPASISNASKLTTSELGENRFSGPIPSSLGNLRLLAWLVLSANYFTADPSARELSFISYLANCKHLKLLGFNDNPLHIFLPISVGNLSTSMEKFYAYEWGIKGTIPNAIGNLSNLLSLGLGGNKLTGTIPVGLKYLQKLQAFDFSGNQLSGPIPGCLCKLNRLYEVHLEQNRFHGSIPSCLSNVSSLRGIFFDGNLLNSSIPASFWNLTDLLKLFLFQFPSPIGGLQSLETLSLAQNKFEGPIPESLGHLSSLEVLDLSKNNLSGLIPKSLEALSYLYHINLSFNHLRGEIPSSGPFKNFTYESFIFNDDLCGAQRFHVHPFSSPWIHKSSQKKVFHMLGILSGIAASVIAVTTVAILLLRCRRKDEVSTNTNLLSMGLPKRISYYELVQATNGYHESNLLGKGSFGTVYKGILTDGTVVAVKVFACLAEVTSRSFDMEPECEVLRNLCHRNLIKELDVISSNSLSFKTRSWCVRSNLRAYIVLETVAEKIILEIVSLVCISVDARITQWPVYC